The Natronosalvus halobius genomic interval CGGTCGTCCCCGTCTTGCACTCGGATCTCGTCGTCGAACCGGGCGAGGGGATGGAGGTCATCGCTGAAACGGCCTACAATGAGTACTTCTGTACGCGCCACGCCGACGCACCGGTCTGGACGGTGCAATTTCACCCCGAGTTCACCGAACGCGTCCGCGACCGGCCGAGCGACTGGTCGGACGGTGAGTACTCGTTCGAGGAGTGTAACGCGACGGCCGTTCTCGAGAACTTCGAGGCGTACTGCCTGCAGTAGACCCGTTCTTTCGCGATTTGAACGACCGTTCGTGACTACGCGAAGACGGTCGCGAACGCGTCGTCAAGGATCTCGATCGCGTCGGCGACATCGGTTTCGTCGATACACAGCGGCGGCGAGATCATCAGCTGGTAGTCGGGACGGCCGAGACCGATCAGTAGTCCGTTCTCCTTTGCCGTCTCGACGACGTCGGCGACGGGATTCTCCTCGTCGTCGTCCACCCACGAGTTGGCGAACGGTTCGCCGGTGTCCGGATCTTCGACGACGACCCCCCAGAGGAAGCCGCGGCCGCGAACGTCGGCAATCACGTCGTGATCCTCCGCGAGCATCTCGAGTTCGTCCTGGAGGAGTGGCGCAATCGATTGAACGTTGTCGATGAGACCGTCCTCGTACTCGCGGATCGCGGCGCGTCCGGCGGCACACGCCACTGGGTGGCCGGCAAACGTCTGCCCGACATCCGTCCCGCCGTCGCGGACGGCGTCCGCAATTTCTTCGCGCATGATGACCCCACCGAGGGGCACGTAGGAACTCGTCACTCCCTTCGCGAACGTGATCATATCGGGATCGACACCCTCCGTCTGCATCGCAAACATCTCGCCGCAGCGGCCGAACCCGGTGATCACTTCGTCGGCGATGAAGAGAATATCGTAGTCGTCGCAGATCTCCCGGACGCGTTCGAAGTATCCCGGCGGTGCCGGGTATCCCCCGCTCGATCCGGCGACGGGTTCGAGGACGATCGCCGCGATCGAGTTGGGACCTTCGTTCTTGACGACGAACTCGAGATGATCGGCGGCCTTTTCGGCGAGTTCCTCCCCTTCTGCATCGAATGCCTCGGGTAACGGAGGGAGGAACTTCGCGCCGCCCGTCATCGACGCGTGGGACTGGACTGCGTTTCGCGTGGACGGATCGCCG includes:
- a CDS encoding aspartate aminotransferase family protein → MKSNSSGPELDQETRTIPHWYDPESDGVAITEGAGATVTDADGTTYLDFVASLYCVNAGHDNDRIVEAITDQLARIPYVSSAKENDTRSKLAAELASVAPEPLTDVTFSVSGSEANELAIQIARETTDASKILTRWRSYHGSTYGAANLTGDPSTRNAVQSHASMTGGAKFLPPLPEAFDAEGEELAEKAADHLEFVVKNEGPNSIAAIVLEPVAGSSGGYPAPPGYFERVREICDDYDILFIADEVITGFGRCGEMFAMQTEGVDPDMITFAKGVTSSYVPLGGVIMREEIADAVRDGGTDVGQTFAGHPVACAAGRAAIREYEDGLIDNVQSIAPLLQDELEMLAEDHDVIADVRGRGFLWGVVVEDPDTGEPFANSWVDDDEENPVADVVETAKENGLLIGLGRPDYQLMISPPLCIDETDVADAIEILDDAFATVFA